One stretch of Oncorhynchus keta strain PuntledgeMale-10-30-2019 chromosome 18, Oket_V2, whole genome shotgun sequence DNA includes these proteins:
- the or95a1 gene encoding odorant receptor 129-1, with amino-acid sequence MQNLTDLPGNATNSQKSLSVIIKVCVVIPFFCIFLYCIVVMLHTFASHRHFLDNSRYILFAYMLINDTLQLLSSVLLFLFVMGNVKFAIVYCAPLLFFSTSTFQNTPLILAAMSLERYVAIFYPLQRPAAWRADRIWIIILSLWLVSCILPIVDFSLGEPQPGMNVLSTPVLCKTVVLNASPVQTLFKVSLNGLFFAVVAAIIMFTYMRILLETRKMRQDRASVGKAMHTVLLHGFQLLLCMIAFTHPVTESHISMQAGWLQEHISFFNYFCFILLPRFLSPLIYGLRDESLKGYMRRAVLCCSHRHRISPRALATKPRVK; translated from the coding sequence ATGCAGAATCTGACCGACCTTCCAGGCAATGCCACCAACTCACAGAAGAGCCTATCTGTGATAATCAAGGTGTGTGTGGTGATCCCCTTCTTCTGCATCTTCCTCTACTGCATCGTGGTCATGCTGCACACGTTCGCCTCCCACAGACATTTCCTGGACAACTCCCGCTACATCCTGTTTGCCTACATGCTGATCAACGACactctccagctcctctcctctgtcctgctcTTCCTCTTCGTCATGGGCAATGTGAAGTTTGCCATCGTCTACTGTGCACCTCTACTCTtcttctccacctccaccttccAGAACACCCCTCTGATCCTGGCAGCTATGTCCCTGGAGCGCTATGTGGCCATCTTCTACCCTCTGCAGCGCCCGGCTGCCTGGCGCGCTGACCGTATCTGGATCATCATCCTGAGCCTGTGGCTGGTCAGCTGCATCCTGCCCATTGTGGACTTCTCTCTGGGAGAGCCTCAGCCTGGCATGAACGTCCTCTCCACCCCGGTGCTCTGCAAAACCGTGGTCCTCAACGCATCCCCCGTCCAGACACTGTTCAAGGTGTCGCTCAACGGTCTGTTCTTCGCTGTGGTGGCAGCCATCATCATGTTCACCTACATGAGGATCCTGCTGGAGACCAGGAAGATGCGTCAGGACCGGGCGTCGGTGGGCAAGGCCATGCACACAGTGCTGCTCCACGGTTTTCAGCTGCTGCTGTGCATGATCGCCTTCACCCACCCGGTCACAGAGAGCCACATCAGTATGCAGGCCGGCTGGCTGCAAGAGCACATCTCCTTCTTCAACTACTTCTGCTTCATCCTACTGCCGCGCTTCCTCAGCCCGCTCATCTACGGCCTGAGAGATGAGTCCCTAAAGGGCTACATGAGGAGAGCTGTCTTGTGctgctcacacagacacaggatcAGCCCCAGAGCCCTGGCCACCAAGCCCAGGGTCAAATGA